From the Sphingomonas mesophila genome, one window contains:
- the pyrC gene encoding dihydroorotase: protein MVSTITIRRPDDWHVHLRDGAMLAAVAPFTARQFARAIVMPNLDPPVTTVTAAQQYRTRILETTADSFQPLMTAYLTDATDPDELERGHSEEVWVAAKLYPAGATTNSASGVTDITRIRPCLERMQRIGMVLCVHGEVTDAAVDIFDREAVFIERILAPLLADFPELKVVFEHVTTRQAVDFVTDGPANLAATITPHHLHLNRNALFAGGLRPHAYCLPVAKREEHRLAVRRAAVGGSAKFFLGTDSAPHPRSAKESACGCAGIFNAPFALESYATVFDEEGALDRFEGFASDHGADFYGLPRNRDTITLDRAALAVPEDVAGLVPFHAGQTLGWRLAG from the coding sequence ATGGTCAGCACAATCACCATCCGCCGCCCCGACGACTGGCACGTCCACCTGCGTGACGGGGCGATGCTGGCGGCCGTCGCGCCTTTCACCGCGCGCCAGTTCGCCCGCGCCATCGTCATGCCCAACCTCGATCCGCCGGTGACGACCGTTACGGCTGCGCAACAATATCGCACCCGCATCTTGGAAACCACTGCTGACTCCTTTCAGCCGCTAATGACGGCCTACCTCACCGACGCCACCGACCCCGATGAGCTCGAGCGCGGTCACTCCGAGGAAGTATGGGTCGCGGCCAAACTCTACCCCGCCGGCGCAACCACCAACAGCGCCAGCGGGGTGACCGACATCACTCGCATCCGACCCTGCCTCGAGCGGATGCAACGGATCGGCATGGTACTCTGCGTCCACGGCGAAGTGACCGATGCCGCGGTCGACATCTTCGACCGCGAGGCGGTGTTCATCGAGCGCATCCTGGCGCCGCTGCTCGCCGACTTTCCGGAGCTCAAGGTGGTGTTCGAGCACGTCACCACTCGCCAGGCGGTGGATTTCGTCACCGACGGCCCGGCCAACCTCGCCGCGACGATCACTCCCCACCACCTGCATCTCAACCGCAACGCCCTTTTCGCCGGCGGCCTTCGTCCCCATGCGTACTGCCTGCCGGTCGCGAAGCGCGAGGAGCACCGGCTGGCGGTGCGGCGGGCGGCGGTCGGCGGAAGCGCCAAATTCTTCCTCGGCACCGACAGCGCGCCGCATCCTCGCTCGGCCAAGGAAAGCGCCTGCGGCTGCGCCGGCATCTTCAACGCCCCCTTCGCGCTCGAGAGCTATGCGACGGTGTTCGACGAAGAAGGTGCGCTCGACCGGTTCGAGGGGTTTGCCAGCGATCACGGTGCCGACTTCTACGGCCTGCCGCGCAACCGCGACACGATCACCCTGGACCGCGCCGCACTTGCGGTGCCGGAGGATGTCGCGGGGCTCGTCCCGTTCCACGCCGGCCAGACGCTCGGCTGGCGATTGGCCGGTTGA
- a CDS encoding tyrosine-type recombinase/integrase: MAWKMPLSVRRIAAAKAGRHSDGGGLYLLVQPSGSKSWVLRVQQGGRRHDYGLGSAVLEPVGVDIPVFKRKSLTLAQAREKARIGRELVRAGINPSVHWRVEDDSTPSFEEATREFHKQISKGWRNGKHGDQWITTLKTYAFPIIGALPVDKIEARTIQKVLTPIWLTKGETARRVRQRIGAVLDYAHGKGWRDAEAPMRALNQLLGGMKQPGGTNFASMPYKELPAFWAQLQAADFAIGRAALQFLILTAARSGEIRKARWRDIDPEVAEWKIPRENAKTDKQHIVPLVPAAMAILEHTKRLIGGDSDELIFPGLNGPMSDGTLAKMLRAHGGAKYTVHGFRSTFRDWAAEGGFADTWAEAALAHTNPNRTESAYRRTTFFDQRRNTLMPAWEKFVMSEATTRT; encoded by the coding sequence GTGGCTTGGAAGATGCCGTTATCGGTTAGGAGAATCGCAGCAGCGAAAGCTGGACGTCATTCCGACGGAGGCGGCCTTTATCTACTGGTCCAACCCAGCGGATCGAAATCCTGGGTGCTACGTGTGCAGCAAGGAGGGAGGCGACATGACTATGGCCTCGGCTCGGCTGTTCTCGAGCCAGTTGGCGTAGATATCCCCGTTTTCAAACGGAAATCCCTGACTCTCGCGCAGGCTCGGGAGAAGGCGAGGATCGGCCGAGAGCTGGTAAGAGCCGGCATCAACCCTTCTGTCCATTGGCGCGTAGAAGATGACTCTACTCCGTCGTTTGAGGAAGCGACTCGCGAGTTTCACAAGCAGATTTCGAAAGGCTGGAGGAACGGCAAACACGGTGATCAGTGGATCACCACCCTAAAAACCTACGCGTTCCCAATCATTGGGGCATTACCCGTCGACAAGATTGAAGCACGAACGATCCAAAAGGTTCTTACGCCGATTTGGCTCACAAAGGGCGAGACGGCTCGGCGGGTGCGCCAGCGGATTGGAGCGGTTCTCGATTATGCGCACGGGAAAGGGTGGCGAGATGCAGAAGCGCCAATGCGAGCGCTCAACCAGCTTCTCGGGGGAATGAAGCAGCCTGGTGGCACCAACTTTGCATCTATGCCCTATAAGGAATTGCCAGCGTTTTGGGCCCAGCTTCAGGCGGCAGATTTTGCGATAGGACGCGCGGCACTGCAGTTCCTGATCCTCACGGCTGCTCGATCAGGCGAGATCCGCAAAGCGCGCTGGAGGGATATCGATCCGGAAGTCGCAGAGTGGAAAATACCTCGGGAGAATGCCAAAACGGACAAGCAACATATCGTGCCATTAGTTCCAGCAGCGATGGCCATCCTTGAACACACGAAGAGACTCATTGGCGGAGATTCGGACGAATTGATTTTTCCCGGCCTGAATGGACCAATGAGCGATGGAACACTCGCTAAGATGCTCCGTGCTCACGGAGGCGCGAAATATACCGTTCACGGCTTTCGTTCGACGTTCCGAGATTGGGCGGCCGAAGGCGGTTTCGCGGACACGTGGGCTGAAGCTGCGCTAGCCCATACTAACCCGAACCGAACGGAAAGCGCCTATCGCCGAACCACGTTTTTCGATCAGCGCCGCAACACGCTGATGCCAGCTTGGGAAAAGTTCGTAATGAGTGAAGCGACCACGCGGACCTGA
- a CDS encoding DUF3768 domain-containing protein, with translation MRELNDAFRSTLLGGRVMLTSGVAALGADGIAGIMQAVRTFSNFTSDNDPHGEHDFGTCSWGLHRVLWKIDYYDVGLEYGSPDPTDPALTTRVLTIMLASEY, from the coding sequence GTGCGCGAACTCAACGATGCATTCCGCAGCACCCTGTTGGGTGGCCGAGTTATGCTTACAAGCGGCGTCGCTGCGCTTGGCGCCGACGGCATTGCTGGCATCATGCAAGCCGTCCGAACCTTCAGCAACTTTACTTCCGACAATGACCCCCATGGTGAACATGATTTTGGGACATGTTCGTGGGGTCTGCACCGCGTCCTGTGGAAGATCGACTATTATGATGTCGGGCTAGAATACGGGTCGCCCGATCCAACTGACCCGGCCCTGACCACGCGTGTCCTGACCATCATGCTGGCTTCGGAATACTAG
- a CDS encoding tyrosine-type recombinase/integrase, whose amino-acid sequence MRRLPAKVLGPADVRLLLKHVTGQRYPERNRVMVLLSFKAGMRACEIAGLSWPMILGSDHSLSSQVVVGNDIAKGGSGRAIPMHADLKRALKALHRLERRPRSGNVIRSERGARLSAGSVVNWFAQAYRELGMIGCSSHSGRRTFITDSARLLAQTGGSLRDIQELAGHRSLTTTERYIQGNRDAQRKLIRLL is encoded by the coding sequence ATGCGACGGCTCCCCGCCAAAGTGCTGGGGCCAGCTGACGTGCGCCTATTGCTGAAGCACGTCACCGGCCAGCGCTATCCTGAACGAAATCGAGTTATGGTTTTGCTGAGCTTCAAAGCCGGAATGAGAGCCTGCGAAATCGCCGGTCTTAGTTGGCCCATGATCCTCGGCAGCGACCACAGTTTATCGTCTCAAGTGGTCGTTGGTAATGATATTGCGAAAGGGGGATCGGGAAGAGCGATCCCCATGCACGCGGATCTAAAACGCGCGTTGAAAGCGCTGCATCGACTCGAGCGTCGACCCCGTAGTGGAAACGTCATCAGGTCGGAGCGCGGCGCGCGCCTTAGCGCTGGCAGCGTCGTCAATTGGTTTGCTCAAGCTTACCGTGAGCTCGGGATGATCGGCTGCTCGTCTCACTCTGGACGACGAACTTTCATAACCGACTCCGCGCGGCTCCTTGCCCAAACCGGCGGGTCCCTTCGGGACATCCAGGAACTCGCGGGGCACCGGTCGCTGACGACCACTGAGCGGTACATCCAAGGCAATAGAGACGCCCAGCGAAAGCTGATCCGCCTCCTCTAA
- a CDS encoding HigA family addiction module antitoxin — protein sequence MSEDELPILPDHPGTVLRRRLAPFHRSTAAIARMLGLSRQTLHEIMAGKQAITPGVALRIAKLTGTSAEMWLNLQQAHDLAIARFKSRELLTKVPSLEERW from the coding sequence ATGTCTGAAGACGAATTGCCAATACTACCGGACCATCCAGGCACAGTGCTGAGGAGGCGGCTAGCACCGTTCCACCGATCAACTGCAGCGATCGCGCGAATGCTCGGCCTCTCGCGTCAAACCCTGCATGAAATCATGGCAGGGAAGCAGGCGATAACACCGGGCGTGGCGCTAAGGATTGCCAAACTGACGGGTACAAGTGCCGAAATGTGGTTAAATCTGCAGCAGGCGCACGATTTAGCGATTGCGCGGTTCAAGTCTCGTGAATTGCTAACCAAGGTCCCTTCACTCGAGGAGCGCTGGTAA
- a CDS encoding excalibur calcium-binding domain-containing protein — MRSRLLNEALITPIALQPERLELPPIHRGEPGYRDKLDGDSDGIACEPY, encoded by the coding sequence ATGCGGTCGCGGCTGTTGAACGAAGCGCTTATTACCCCAATTGCGCTGCAGCCCGAGCGGCTGGAGTTACCCCCAATTCACCGCGGTGAGCCAGGGTACCGGGACAAGCTCGATGGCGACAGCGATGGCATCGCTTGTGAGCCATACTGA
- the hsdR gene encoding EcoAI/FtnUII family type I restriction enzme subunit R yields MNEAETRAELIDPALHAAGWGVVTDSRTRREVIAPGRIMGGGRRASAKAADYVLVYRNTKLAAVEAKAGGKSYTEGVAQAKDYAACLQTRFAFATNGKKIYRIDMHAGTEGLVDRWPTPDELWAAIYAEPNRWRDRFAAVPLQTDMRFEPRYYQYNAIQRTLDAIADGRDRILLTLATGTGKTVIAFHIAWKLFEARWNIGDWKAAGEPTRRPRILFLADRNILADQAYNSFDAFGDNARARMRPGEIRKKGKVPKNASVFFTIFQTFMSGTHENGEPAPYFGDYPPDFFDCIIIDECHRGGANDESEWRAILEYFAPAVQIGLTATPKRKTNADTYAYFGEPVYTYSLKQGINDGYLTPFKVRQIASTIDDYVWTPDDQIVAGEVEEGKRYTESDFNRTIEIPEREAYRVNVFMDMIDQREKTLVFCASQEHAGVIRDLINQAKTSTNPNYCVRVTANDGAIGEQWLRQFQDNDKTIPTILTTSHKLSTGVDARNVRNIVLLRPIKSMIEFKQIIGRGTRLFDGKDYFTVLDFVKAYEHFNDPEWDGEPLGPEPPREPRLKSEAPPERTLIDPLETPREKLVIKLADGKERTFQHISGTTFWDASGRPISAQQFVEQLFGKLPELFKDEEELRRIWSDPDTRKALVDGLTERGFGGEQLSQIRRMVDADASDLFDVLRYIAFLRAPLKRVERAQARRSDILARHDPNQAEFLDFVLSQYVAAGEDELGSDKLPELLALKYGTPADALRVLGNAEKVRQTFRGFQQQLYASD; encoded by the coding sequence ATGAACGAAGCTGAGACCCGCGCCGAGCTGATCGATCCCGCGCTCCATGCCGCCGGCTGGGGCGTGGTGACGGACAGCCGGACGCGGCGCGAGGTGATCGCGCCGGGCCGGATCATGGGCGGCGGGAGGCGGGCAAGCGCCAAGGCGGCCGACTACGTGCTGGTCTATCGCAACACCAAGCTGGCGGCGGTCGAGGCCAAGGCCGGGGGCAAGAGCTACACCGAGGGGGTGGCGCAGGCGAAGGACTATGCCGCCTGCCTGCAGACGCGCTTCGCCTTCGCGACCAACGGCAAGAAGATCTACCGCATCGATATGCACGCCGGCACGGAAGGGCTCGTCGATCGATGGCCGACACCGGACGAGCTATGGGCAGCGATCTATGCCGAGCCCAACCGCTGGCGCGACCGCTTCGCCGCCGTGCCGCTACAGACAGACATGCGGTTCGAGCCGCGATACTATCAGTACAACGCGATTCAGCGGACGCTCGACGCCATCGCCGACGGTCGCGACCGCATCCTGCTGACGCTAGCCACCGGCACCGGCAAGACGGTGATCGCCTTTCACATCGCTTGGAAGCTGTTTGAGGCCCGCTGGAACATCGGCGACTGGAAAGCCGCCGGCGAGCCGACGCGCCGCCCGCGCATCCTGTTCCTCGCCGACCGCAACATCCTGGCCGACCAGGCCTACAACAGCTTCGACGCCTTCGGCGACAACGCCCGTGCCCGCATGAGGCCCGGCGAGATTCGCAAGAAAGGAAAGGTCCCGAAGAACGCGAGCGTCTTCTTCACCATCTTCCAGACCTTCATGTCGGGCACGCACGAAAACGGCGAACCGGCACCCTACTTCGGCGATTACCCGCCCGACTTCTTCGACTGCATCATCATCGACGAATGCCATCGCGGCGGCGCGAACGACGAAAGCGAATGGCGCGCCATCCTCGAATATTTCGCGCCCGCCGTGCAGATCGGCCTGACGGCGACGCCGAAGCGCAAGACCAATGCCGACACCTACGCTTATTTCGGCGAGCCGGTTTACACCTATTCGCTGAAGCAGGGGATCAACGACGGGTATCTTACGCCATTCAAGGTTCGGCAGATCGCGTCGACGATCGACGATTATGTCTGGACACCGGACGACCAGATCGTGGCGGGCGAGGTCGAGGAAGGCAAGCGCTACACCGAGAGCGACTTCAACAGGACGATCGAAATCCCGGAGCGCGAAGCTTATCGCGTCAACGTCTTCATGGACATGATCGACCAGCGCGAGAAGACTTTGGTCTTTTGCGCATCACAGGAGCACGCAGGGGTGATCCGCGACCTGATCAACCAGGCGAAAACCAGTACCAATCCAAATTACTGCGTGCGCGTGACCGCGAACGATGGCGCCATTGGCGAGCAGTGGCTGCGCCAGTTCCAGGACAACGACAAAACGATTCCGACGATCCTGACGACGAGCCACAAGCTTTCGACCGGCGTCGATGCCCGCAACGTCCGCAACATCGTGCTGCTACGCCCGATCAAATCGATGATCGAGTTCAAGCAGATTATCGGCAGGGGCACGCGGCTGTTCGACGGCAAGGACTATTTCACGGTCCTCGATTTCGTGAAGGCCTATGAGCACTTCAACGATCCTGAGTGGGACGGCGAACCGCTGGGGCCGGAACCGCCGAGAGAGCCGAGGCTGAAAAGCGAGGCGCCACCAGAACGTACTCTGATCGACCCGCTTGAAACGCCGCGCGAAAAGCTTGTCATCAAACTTGCCGATGGCAAGGAACGAACCTTCCAGCACATCAGTGGCACCACCTTCTGGGATGCGAGCGGTAGGCCGATCTCGGCACAGCAATTCGTGGAACAGCTCTTTGGCAAGCTTCCGGAGCTGTTCAAGGACGAAGAGGAGCTGCGCCGGATCTGGAGTGATCCCGACACTCGCAAAGCGTTGGTAGACGGACTGACTGAGCGCGGCTTTGGCGGGGAACAACTATCGCAAATTCGGCGCATGGTCGACGCCGATGCAAGCGATCTCTTCGACGTGTTGCGGTACATCGCCTTCTTGAGAGCGCCGCTAAAGCGTGTCGAGCGCGCGCAGGCCCGGCGTTCGGATATTCTAGCGCGGCACGATCCGAACCAAGCTGAATTCCTCGACTTCGTGCTATCGCAATACGTAGCGGCCGGTGAAGACGAGCTGGGTTCAGACAAACTGCCTGAGCTTCTTGCTCTGAAGTACGGCACCCCCGCCGACGCCCTCCGCGTGTTGGGGAACGCAGAGAAAGTGCGTCAGACCTTTCGAGGCTTTCAGCAACAGCTTTATGCAAGCGATTGA
- a CDS encoding restriction endonuclease subunit S, whose protein sequence is MSRWPTRRLGDVLVLEYGKPLPPNLRASDGTVPVYGANGIKDWTNSAFREEPTIIVGRKGSAGEIQLSSGPFWPLDVTYFVDFDRGRHHLKFLYYLLDWIDLRKLAKGIKPGVNRNEAYDIPVPVPPLEEQRWIVRLLDAAFTAIATATANAEKNLANARELPSAALTQFDLAGANAELHRLGDLVTRLTNGYVGPTRNIYVDEGIPYLLARHVRDDVLTFDGRTHISPEFNAANKKSILASGDVLLVQSGHIGHSAVVPPEHAGHNCHAMIVITTKPGLLGEYLSAYFNSIQGRDATTRIRSGSTVPHLTCREVRELMIPVPSLEAQGALLEKYNAVQFSSKALADVYLRKLASLSELKQSLLHRAFSGELTEREPLAA, encoded by the coding sequence TTGAGCAGGTGGCCCACTAGACGGCTCGGCGATGTCCTCGTGCTAGAATACGGAAAGCCATTGCCGCCCAACCTTCGAGCGTCCGACGGCACCGTGCCAGTCTATGGAGCGAACGGAATCAAGGATTGGACCAACTCTGCATTCCGCGAGGAGCCGACAATTATCGTAGGGCGCAAGGGTTCGGCCGGTGAAATTCAGCTAAGTTCTGGACCGTTCTGGCCCCTGGACGTCACCTATTTCGTGGACTTCGATCGAGGCCGGCATCATCTGAAATTCCTGTACTACCTACTCGACTGGATCGATCTCCGAAAACTCGCGAAAGGTATTAAGCCCGGCGTCAATCGGAACGAGGCTTACGATATCCCTGTTCCAGTCCCACCTCTCGAAGAGCAGCGATGGATTGTGAGGCTGCTGGACGCGGCCTTCACCGCCATCGCCACCGCAACCGCCAACGCCGAAAAGAACCTCGCCAACGCGCGAGAACTACCTTCAGCAGCGCTCACTCAGTTCGATCTTGCTGGAGCCAACGCTGAACTTCACCGCCTCGGCGATCTCGTGACGCGGCTGACGAACGGTTATGTTGGACCCACTCGCAACATCTATGTGGACGAGGGCATCCCGTATCTGCTCGCACGCCATGTGCGAGACGATGTACTCACGTTCGACGGCCGGACTCACATCTCACCTGAATTTAACGCCGCTAACAAGAAGTCCATTTTGGCCAGTGGCGACGTGCTGCTCGTCCAGAGCGGCCACATCGGGCATTCAGCTGTTGTTCCGCCCGAGCACGCCGGCCACAATTGTCACGCGATGATTGTAATCACAACGAAGCCAGGGCTACTCGGGGAATATCTCTCGGCATACTTCAACTCAATACAAGGCCGCGACGCGACGACCCGCATTCGGTCCGGCTCAACAGTGCCGCACCTGACATGCAGGGAGGTGCGAGAACTGATGATCCCCGTGCCAAGTCTCGAGGCACAAGGCGCGCTGCTCGAGAAATACAACGCTGTTCAGTTCAGCTCTAAAGCTTTGGCCGACGTGTATTTGCGCAAGCTTGCTAGCCTGAGCGAGCTCAAGCAATCCCTTCTTCACCGTGCCTTTTCTGGCGAGCTGACGGAGCGAGAACCCCTCGCCGCATGA
- a CDS encoding N-6 DNA methylase — MFEQTFRNIDDVLWKEAGCTTELDYVEQTSWLLFLKYLDDLEGSRAIEAELAGRAYTPILDAAHRWVRWAAPRNAEGKLDHNRVLTGPDLIDYVNRELFPYLQAFQGRSEPNTIEYKIGEIFAELKNKFTSGYSLRDALDLVDQLRFGSQAEKHELSELYEAKIRKMGNAGRNGGEYYTPRPLIRAMIQVVKPTLNDRIYDGACGSAGFLCEAFDYLKPQAKTTRDMEWLQTQAFTGKEKKSLAYVIGTMNMILHGIDAPNIIHANTLNENVLDIQEKDRFDVVLANPPFGGKERPEIQQNFPIKTAETAYLFLQHFIRSLRAGGSGAVVIKNTFLSNTDNASIALRKELLESCNLHTVLDMPQGTFQGAGVKTVVLFFEKGEPTRSIWYYRLDPGRTLGKTNPLNDADMADFVAKQASFAEGLNSWRVSADSLDPATFDLTVRNPNAPDAEALRSPEEILEEIARLDTESAEALARVKELL, encoded by the coding sequence GTGTTTGAGCAGACATTTCGCAACATCGATGACGTGCTTTGGAAGGAAGCGGGCTGCACGACCGAACTCGACTATGTAGAGCAGACGAGCTGGCTTCTCTTCCTTAAGTATCTCGATGACCTCGAAGGAAGCCGCGCGATCGAAGCCGAGCTGGCGGGCCGCGCGTATACGCCTATCCTCGATGCGGCGCATCGCTGGGTCCGCTGGGCAGCGCCCAGGAATGCCGAAGGTAAGCTTGACCACAACCGCGTGCTGACCGGTCCCGACCTGATCGACTACGTCAATCGCGAGCTCTTCCCGTATCTGCAGGCCTTCCAAGGAAGGAGCGAGCCGAATACGATCGAATACAAGATCGGCGAGATTTTTGCCGAGCTGAAGAACAAGTTCACCAGCGGCTATTCGCTGCGCGACGCGCTCGACCTGGTGGACCAGCTCCGCTTCGGCAGCCAGGCCGAGAAGCACGAGCTATCGGAGCTGTACGAAGCGAAAATCCGCAAGATGGGCAACGCCGGGCGCAACGGCGGCGAATATTACACGCCGCGCCCGCTGATCCGGGCGATGATCCAGGTGGTGAAGCCGACGCTGAACGACCGCATCTATGACGGCGCCTGCGGCTCCGCGGGCTTCCTGTGCGAAGCGTTCGATTACCTGAAGCCGCAGGCCAAGACGACGCGCGACATGGAATGGCTGCAGACGCAGGCCTTCACCGGCAAGGAGAAGAAGTCGCTCGCTTACGTGATCGGCACGATGAACATGATCCTGCACGGGATCGACGCGCCGAACATCATTCACGCCAACACGCTCAATGAGAACGTCCTCGACATCCAGGAGAAGGACCGGTTCGACGTGGTGCTCGCCAACCCGCCGTTCGGCGGCAAGGAGCGGCCCGAAATCCAGCAGAACTTCCCGATAAAGACCGCCGAGACGGCCTACCTGTTCCTGCAGCACTTCATCCGCTCGTTGCGCGCGGGCGGCAGCGGCGCGGTGGTGATCAAAAACACCTTCCTCTCCAACACCGACAACGCCAGCATCGCACTGCGCAAGGAGCTGCTCGAAAGCTGCAACCTGCACACCGTGCTCGACATGCCGCAAGGCACCTTCCAGGGCGCGGGCGTGAAGACTGTGGTGCTGTTCTTCGAGAAGGGCGAGCCGACGCGGAGCATCTGGTATTACCGGCTCGATCCCGGCCGGACGCTGGGCAAGACCAACCCGCTGAACGATGCCGACATGGCGGATTTCGTGGCCAAGCAGGCGAGTTTTGCTGAGGGGTTGAATAGCTGGCGCGTGTCGGCGGACAGCCTGGATCCGGCGACCTTCGACCTCACGGTGCGCAATCCCAATGCGCCCGACGCCGAAGCGTTGCGCAGCCCGGAGGAAATCCTCGAAGAGATTGCACGTCTGGATACGGAGAGCGCTGAGGCGCTTGCACGAGTGAAGGAATTGCTTTGA
- a CDS encoding ribbon-helix-helix protein, CopG family: MSNFPLRIDEDVMATVKRAAAREEESMNMMIEILLREALHARNMRIVGPRNRK; this comes from the coding sequence ATGTCCAACTTTCCGCTGCGAATTGATGAGGACGTCATGGCGACCGTCAAGCGCGCTGCGGCTCGCGAGGAGGAGTCAATGAACATGATGATCGAGATCCTCCTACGGGAGGCATTACATGCCCGCAACATGCGGATTGTGGGCCCGCGAAATCGTAAGTGA
- a CDS encoding DUF927 domain-containing protein: MSKPPSKVVPPKNVDLKGIRTSEGKRWFHVRYDGERAWVPEAEFAGAGHKAMERLAAREIVFIGSGAWSLFMRKVAAFKRFRKRAVITEPGWAGSSFALQNGQVFSPSGTQAAIRLFDADIDKCEQAGDIEGWLDEVARPLVGQNLAIFLLMLAFVAPLLKIVRRSGNFGVEIVSTAGKGKTFLLQLIASVIGGAVDGEFGKYWIRFHTTVNGVEDIVEAHRDLPLLLDDATSFAADSGRASKGQSLFAAIFGMAQSQGKFRKGSNRPKSFRTVYVVTSNRTLANVIADIAREDAAAAADRLLTLDLGVRENRNFDHIPSTFADGTEFSRFLTAGMDRQHGTAMPHFLQKLVDHKHRNEAQLRDGIQRRIDGFLSELRLDRNDGSAMRVAEVFGLSSAAGQLAQHYGALPREFDCEAAALACYRLFQASTKRMSYAERLLELAADPGVIDLDLRAGGLAAADEFHSASGFFRTRRRGRREFLVNPSTLQRLIPDADRLLKDSEVAQMLRRDGPHLTKKRSMVEGEKPVRVHCFRLPNSAL; this comes from the coding sequence ATGAGCAAGCCACCATCGAAGGTCGTCCCGCCCAAGAACGTTGATCTCAAGGGAATTCGGACGTCAGAGGGCAAGAGATGGTTCCATGTCCGCTACGACGGTGAGCGAGCTTGGGTACCGGAAGCGGAGTTCGCCGGTGCTGGCCATAAAGCCATGGAAAGGCTGGCTGCCCGCGAAATCGTGTTCATCGGATCGGGCGCCTGGTCTTTATTCATGCGCAAGGTGGCAGCATTCAAGCGGTTCAGAAAACGAGCGGTGATCACCGAACCCGGATGGGCCGGCAGCTCGTTCGCGCTGCAGAACGGCCAAGTCTTCTCACCGAGCGGAACGCAAGCGGCAATACGGCTCTTTGACGCCGATATCGACAAGTGCGAGCAAGCCGGAGACATAGAAGGCTGGTTGGATGAGGTCGCGCGTCCGTTAGTCGGGCAGAATCTCGCGATTTTTCTTCTAATGCTTGCCTTCGTTGCGCCGCTTCTCAAAATCGTGCGTAGGAGCGGGAACTTTGGCGTCGAAATCGTTTCCACTGCAGGGAAAGGGAAAACATTCCTCCTGCAGCTAATCGCCTCCGTGATCGGCGGCGCTGTTGACGGAGAATTTGGCAAATACTGGATTAGATTCCACACCACTGTGAACGGCGTCGAGGATATCGTTGAAGCTCATCGTGACCTTCCACTTCTCCTGGACGACGCCACCTCCTTCGCAGCCGACAGTGGTCGCGCTAGCAAGGGACAAAGTCTTTTCGCAGCAATATTCGGAATGGCTCAATCCCAGGGCAAATTCAGGAAAGGGTCCAATCGGCCTAAATCATTCCGGACGGTCTATGTGGTTACGTCAAACCGGACGCTCGCAAACGTCATCGCCGATATCGCTCGAGAGGACGCAGCAGCGGCGGCTGATCGACTGCTCACACTCGACTTAGGTGTTCGAGAGAATCGCAATTTCGACCATATCCCCAGCACCTTTGCAGATGGAACCGAATTCTCGCGCTTCCTAACTGCTGGCATGGATCGCCAGCATGGCACCGCTATGCCACATTTTCTACAGAAACTGGTCGATCACAAACATCGAAATGAAGCGCAGCTTCGTGACGGCATTCAACGCCGCATTGACGGCTTCTTAAGCGAACTTCGACTTGATCGAAATGACGGCTCGGCGATGAGGGTGGCTGAAGTGTTTGGACTGTCATCGGCGGCGGGACAGTTGGCCCAACATTATGGAGCTCTACCCAGAGAGTTCGACTGCGAGGCCGCCGCGCTGGCCTGCTATCGCTTGTTCCAGGCTTCAACGAAGCGCATGAGCTATGCTGAAAGGCTGCTTGAGCTAGCTGCTGATCCCGGAGTGATCGACCTGGATCTACGCGCTGGTGGGCTTGCGGCAGCTGACGAGTTTCACTCTGCTTCAGGGTTTTTCCGGACGAGACGCCGTGGTCGACGAGAATTTCTCGTAAATCCATCCACCCTTCAGCGTCTGATTCCTGACGCAGATCGGTTGCTAAAAGATAGCGAGGTTGCTCAAATGCTTCGTAGGGACGGACCCCATCTCACGAAGAAACGCAGTATGGTGGAGGGAGAAAAGCCAGTTCGCGTTCACTGTTTTCGCCTGCCTAACTCTGCGCTCTGA
- a CDS encoding helix-turn-helix domain-containing protein encodes MQRILISVQETGELLGVKKTSTYKLLNLGLIQSTTIGRRRLIFLDSVHSYLSSRPRMGAV; translated from the coding sequence ATGCAACGGATACTAATTTCGGTTCAGGAGACTGGTGAGCTCTTAGGGGTCAAAAAGACTTCCACGTACAAGCTTCTGAATCTGGGTCTCATCCAATCGACAACCATAGGGCGTCGACGGCTCATATTCTTGGATAGCGTTCATTCGTACTTGAGCAGCCGCCCCCGCATGGGTGCAGTCTAA